Proteins co-encoded in one Natronorubrum daqingense genomic window:
- a CDS encoding FxLYD domain-containing protein, with amino-acid sequence MTASPIGRRRLLIAVGAGSSALLAGCNGGGPGVEGEPDYEREPIEDIDAEDRSETELTAADALAEQEIDEGVSALGELSFERHEFVLEDGFRGPTVQGVLENTGDERIDLAEVRVRVYNDDGDQLGRYLDTIGDLDGETTWEFQVIILESPSELAEYDITALGTPN; translated from the coding sequence ATGACAGCATCTCCAATCGGTCGTCGCCGACTCCTCATCGCCGTCGGTGCCGGCTCGAGCGCCCTCCTCGCCGGCTGTAACGGTGGTGGCCCGGGTGTCGAGGGTGAACCCGACTACGAACGAGAACCGATCGAGGACATCGACGCCGAGGACCGCTCGGAAACCGAACTGACCGCGGCGGATGCGCTCGCCGAACAGGAGATCGACGAGGGGGTCTCTGCCCTCGGAGAACTCTCGTTCGAACGCCACGAATTCGTCCTCGAGGACGGTTTTCGGGGCCCGACCGTCCAAGGGGTCCTCGAAAATACGGGCGACGAGCGAATCGATCTCGCCGAAGTACGCGTCCGCGTGTACAACGACGACGGCGATCAACTCGGACGCTACCTCGATACGATCGGAGATTTAGACGGCGAAACGACATGGGAGTTCCAGGTCATCATCCTCGAGTCGCCGTCCGAGTTGGCGGAGTACGATATCACGGCACTCGGCACGCCGAACTGA
- a CDS encoding AAA family ATPase: protein MAASESDDSLESHGAEIGKRTSSITRVKEWVLVEGDRLFVAALVSLGVFVLFLVLNEIGFIAVTNDDSITRLAGGMIAGTFSLVTLVVSINQLILSQEFASAGDAREQLGGVLAFRENVAELADVPASPASPSRLLELVIETIHHQAQELEDAVDDDHEAAELIERYTTGIKESTDRIDETLEQTTFGTFRAMSAAVAFNAAWQLYVARQLRERHHESVSDEASDSLEKLIESLELFITTREHFKTTYLQRELTRFSQLTIYFGVPAILAAMILGFVYADLTGPTVSVAYLPFVVSGLIAIVVSPLSLLVAYILRTATITRRTSSIGPMLPQKEPEAGPFEVSYSGDED from the coding sequence ATGGCCGCTTCAGAGAGCGACGACTCGCTCGAATCTCACGGCGCTGAGATCGGCAAGCGGACGAGTTCGATCACGAGGGTAAAAGAGTGGGTGCTCGTCGAGGGTGACCGGCTGTTCGTCGCGGCACTCGTCTCGCTCGGCGTCTTCGTGTTGTTTCTCGTCCTCAACGAAATCGGGTTCATCGCCGTCACCAACGACGACTCGATTACCAGACTCGCCGGCGGCATGATCGCCGGCACCTTCTCGCTGGTCACGCTGGTCGTCTCGATCAACCAACTCATCCTCTCACAGGAGTTCGCCTCCGCGGGCGACGCCCGCGAGCAACTCGGAGGCGTACTGGCCTTCCGAGAGAACGTTGCAGAACTAGCTGACGTTCCGGCGAGTCCGGCATCGCCCTCGCGGTTGCTCGAACTCGTCATCGAGACCATCCACCACCAGGCCCAAGAACTCGAGGATGCCGTCGACGACGACCACGAGGCGGCTGAACTGATCGAACGATACACGACTGGGATCAAAGAGAGCACCGACCGTATCGACGAGACCCTCGAGCAGACGACGTTCGGGACGTTTCGGGCGATGTCCGCGGCGGTCGCGTTCAACGCCGCCTGGCAATTGTATGTGGCCAGACAGCTTCGTGAACGACACCACGAGTCCGTTTCCGACGAGGCGTCCGACTCGTTAGAGAAGTTGATCGAATCGCTCGAGTTGTTCATCACGACGCGCGAACACTTCAAGACGACGTACTTACAGCGCGAACTCACCAGATTCTCGCAGTTGACGATCTACTTCGGCGTTCCGGCGATCCTCGCGGCGATGATACTCGGGTTCGTCTACGCGGATCTCACCGGCCCGACGGTGAGCGTGGCGTACTTGCCGTTCGTCGTCAGCGGCCTCATCGCGATCGTCGTCTCGCCGCTCTCGTTGCTCGTCGCGTACATTCTCCGGACGGCAACCATCACCCGTCGAACGTCCTCAATCGGGCCGATGCTGCCACAGAAGGAACCGGAAGCGGGGCCGTTCGAGGTTTCCTACAGCGGGGACGAAGACTGA
- a CDS encoding HPP family protein encodes MELLEKLRLDAGESINLRDDLSAGTNVLLHFVLLGGLAWGSGQPFLFPSLGPSAYLLATGEKPRAEGSYHVIGGHAIAAVCGLVTYLVFADGLVAVDVFEQGAPFSSDVGFLVLSGTVAMVLTTIGMLWTDTNHPAACATTLIVALGLMSTVLEVIIIVASVILLVWFHGLIVERVQDLFGVEPNDPR; translated from the coding sequence ATGGAACTGTTAGAGAAACTTCGACTCGACGCTGGGGAGTCGATCAACCTTCGAGACGACCTCAGCGCGGGAACGAACGTCCTCTTACACTTCGTGCTCCTCGGCGGACTCGCCTGGGGGTCTGGACAGCCGTTTCTCTTTCCCAGCCTCGGCCCGTCGGCGTACCTGCTCGCGACCGGTGAGAAGCCGCGTGCAGAGGGATCGTACCACGTCATCGGCGGACACGCCATCGCCGCCGTCTGCGGACTCGTCACGTATCTCGTCTTCGCCGACGGTCTCGTCGCCGTCGACGTCTTCGAACAGGGAGCCCCGTTCTCGAGTGACGTCGGCTTCCTCGTCCTCAGTGGAACCGTCGCGATGGTGTTGACGACCATCGGCATGCTCTGGACGGACACGAACCATCCGGCCGCCTGCGCGACGACGCTGATCGTCGCGCTCGGACTCATGTCGACGGTGCTCGAGGTCATTATCATCGTTGCCTCCGTGATCCTCCTCGTCTGGTTCCACGGGCTCATCGTCGAACGAGTGCAGGACCTCTTCGGCGTCGAACCGAACGATCCACGCTGA
- a CDS encoding cupin domain-containing protein, which translates to MGYDTASKTDPESVVPEEFGGMWFLKDELEADHIGFSILELEPGGKGKEHDETHTDQEEIYYVASGSAEVELTDRDETVTLEEDDLLRLDSEESRQIFNRGDERVKLVLVGAPL; encoded by the coding sequence ATGGGCTACGATACTGCGTCCAAAACCGACCCGGAGTCAGTCGTCCCCGAGGAGTTCGGCGGCATGTGGTTTCTCAAAGACGAACTCGAGGCCGACCACATCGGCTTCTCGATCCTCGAACTCGAGCCGGGCGGGAAGGGGAAAGAACACGACGAGACTCACACCGACCAGGAGGAGATCTACTACGTCGCGAGCGGCAGTGCCGAGGTCGAACTGACCGACCGAGACGAGACGGTGACCCTCGAGGAAGACGACCTGCTCCGACTCGATTCGGAGGAATCACGACAGATCTTCAACCGCGGCGACGAGCGCGTGAAACTGGTGCTCGTGGGCGCGCCGCTGTAA
- a CDS encoding FAD-binding and (Fe-S)-binding domain-containing protein, producing MSLEPSADPATDRRANYDYRSDDVDRPALVDDLEALVECSIRADSYSRELYATDASAYELTPIAVAFPESTADVVGIVEYCHTRSIPILPRGGGTSLAGQTVNRAVVLDFTRHMNDVLEIDTRERTATVQPGTILGTLNETLADHDLKFAPDPAWGDKSAIGGAIGNNSTGSHSLKYGKTDAYIESVEAVLADGTQTTFGEVTLEELAERGDPDGDLEARIYAEVSRIVEEDGDLIEEAYPDLKRNVSGYNLDRLVAEARGKPLPGGQETGEAGTVNLARLLAGSEGTLAIVTEATVSLEPVPETKSVSLLCYSDLHDAMRDVAPILEHDPAAVEVLDDVLIDLARDTAEFGPVAAMLPEGTNAVLLVEFYADDAEHGKEQVAGLLADRVPSASPAGDVPADAPSTPEAEAETLALEALEAYDDEERAQLWKLRKSGLPILLSRTTDAKHISFIEDTAIPPAQLPEFVERFEEILEDHDTYASFYAHAGPGVLHIRPLVNTKSEIGMDQLHRIADDATDLVVELGGSVSGEHGDGRARTQWNQKLYGDELWERFQDLKTAFDPDWLLNPGQVVFRDDDPTDLREHLRFDTDYHFESGFEPELHWENDNGMQGMIELCHGCGGCRGEQETTGGVMCPTFRASREEITSTRGRANALRQAMSGDLEPEEATSEEFVEEVMGLCIGCKGCAIDCPSEVDMAKLKAEVTHEYHQEHGATLRDRFFANVATLSAWGSRLAPLSNAMAKVPGARTVLEKTIGIDASRSLPKFHSETFRDWFETRGGSQVSEADADRKVVCYPDTYTNHSHPEAGKAAVRALEAANVHVTVPDDLGDTGRPAFSKGFLEQARETARKNVSRLEPLVEDGWDVVVVEPSDAVMFQLDYLDLLSSDRAERVANATYGVCEYVDTFRLDEEMAFADGVASDLVYHGHCHQKAVAKDHHAVGVLRRAGYAVDPLDSGCCGMAGSFGYEAEHASMSDAIASILYEQVDDSDGERVVAPGASCRTQLENRPGATEEPPTPIELVDAALE from the coding sequence ATGTCTCTGGAGCCGAGCGCCGATCCGGCTACCGACCGACGCGCGAACTACGACTATCGAAGTGACGACGTCGACCGTCCGGCGCTAGTCGACGACCTCGAGGCGCTCGTCGAGTGTTCGATTCGCGCCGACTCTTACTCCCGCGAACTCTACGCGACCGACGCCAGCGCGTACGAGCTGACGCCGATCGCCGTCGCGTTCCCGGAATCGACGGCCGACGTCGTCGGGATCGTCGAGTACTGTCACACGAGATCGATTCCGATTCTCCCGCGAGGCGGCGGGACGAGTCTCGCCGGTCAGACCGTCAACCGGGCCGTCGTGCTCGACTTCACGCGCCACATGAACGACGTGCTCGAGATCGACACTCGCGAACGAACGGCGACGGTTCAGCCCGGAACGATCCTCGGAACGCTCAACGAAACGCTCGCGGACCACGACCTGAAGTTCGCGCCGGACCCCGCGTGGGGCGACAAGAGCGCCATCGGCGGCGCGATCGGCAACAACTCGACGGGCTCGCACTCGCTGAAGTACGGCAAGACGGACGCCTACATCGAGTCCGTCGAGGCTGTCCTCGCCGACGGGACCCAAACCACGTTCGGCGAGGTGACGCTCGAGGAACTCGCCGAGCGCGGCGACCCGGACGGCGACCTCGAGGCGCGAATCTACGCCGAGGTCAGTCGGATCGTCGAGGAGGACGGCGACCTGATCGAGGAGGCGTACCCCGACCTCAAGCGAAACGTCTCGGGGTACAACCTCGACCGCCTCGTCGCCGAGGCTCGCGGGAAGCCTCTGCCCGGCGGCCAGGAAACCGGCGAAGCGGGGACCGTCAACCTCGCGCGACTGTTGGCCGGCAGCGAGGGTACGCTCGCCATCGTCACCGAAGCGACCGTCTCGCTCGAGCCCGTCCCCGAGACGAAGTCGGTCTCCCTCCTGTGCTACTCGGACCTCCACGACGCGATGCGCGACGTCGCGCCGATCCTCGAACACGACCCCGCGGCGGTCGAAGTGTTGGACGACGTGTTGATCGACCTCGCCCGCGACACGGCGGAGTTCGGCCCCGTCGCCGCGATGTTGCCCGAGGGGACGAACGCCGTCTTGCTCGTCGAGTTCTACGCCGACGACGCCGAACACGGGAAGGAACAGGTCGCCGGCTTGCTCGCCGATCGCGTCCCCTCGGCGAGCCCCGCCGGAGACGTGCCAGCCGACGCGCCATCGACACCCGAGGCGGAGGCCGAGACCCTCGCACTCGAGGCGCTCGAGGCCTACGACGACGAAGAGCGCGCACAGCTCTGGAAGCTCCGCAAGTCCGGCCTGCCGATCTTGCTCTCGCGGACGACCGACGCCAAGCACATCTCGTTCATCGAGGACACGGCAATTCCGCCGGCACAGTTGCCCGAGTTCGTCGAACGGTTCGAGGAAATTCTCGAGGACCACGACACGTACGCCAGCTTCTACGCCCACGCCGGCCCGGGCGTGTTGCACATCCGTCCGCTGGTGAACACGAAGAGCGAGATCGGAATGGATCAGCTTCACAGGATCGCCGACGACGCGACAGACCTCGTGGTCGAGTTGGGCGGTTCGGTGTCGGGCGAACACGGCGACGGCCGCGCTCGCACACAGTGGAACCAGAAGCTCTACGGCGACGAACTCTGGGAGCGCTTTCAGGACCTCAAGACGGCGTTCGACCCCGACTGGCTCCTGAATCCGGGACAGGTCGTCTTCCGCGACGACGATCCGACCGACCTGCGCGAGCACCTTCGATTCGACACCGACTACCACTTCGAATCCGGGTTCGAGCCCGAACTCCACTGGGAGAACGACAACGGCATGCAGGGGATGATCGAACTCTGTCACGGCTGTGGCGGCTGTCGCGGCGAGCAGGAGACGACCGGCGGCGTGATGTGCCCGACGTTCCGCGCGAGTCGCGAGGAGATCACCAGCACCCGCGGCCGAGCGAACGCGCTCCGGCAGGCGATGAGCGGCGATCTCGAGCCAGAGGAGGCGACCTCGGAGGAGTTCGTCGAGGAGGTGATGGGCCTCTGTATCGGCTGTAAGGGCTGTGCGATCGACTGCCCGAGCGAGGTCGACATGGCGAAGCTCAAAGCCGAGGTGACCCACGAGTACCACCAGGAACACGGGGCGACGCTCCGCGATCGGTTCTTCGCGAACGTCGCGACGCTCTCGGCGTGGGGCTCCCGTCTCGCCCCCCTCTCGAACGCGATGGCGAAGGTGCCGGGTGCGCGAACGGTCCTCGAGAAAACGATCGGGATCGACGCGAGTCGCTCGCTGCCGAAATTCCACTCGGAGACGTTTCGCGACTGGTTCGAGACGCGAGGGGGCTCGCAGGTCAGCGAGGCAGACGCTGATCGAAAAGTCGTCTGTTATCCCGATACCTACACCAACCACAGCCACCCCGAAGCCGGCAAAGCCGCCGTTCGAGCGCTCGAGGCTGCGAACGTTCACGTCACGGTTCCCGACGACCTCGGCGATACCGGCCGCCCCGCGTTCTCGAAGGGCTTCCTCGAGCAGGCTCGCGAGACGGCTCGGAAGAACGTCTCGAGGCTCGAACCGCTCGTCGAGGACGGCTGGGACGTGGTCGTCGTCGAGCCCTCGGACGCGGTCATGTTCCAACTCGACTACCTCGACCTCCTCTCGAGCGACCGGGCCGAACGCGTCGCGAACGCGACCTACGGCGTCTGCGAGTACGTCGACACGTTCCGACTCGACGAGGAGATGGCGTTCGCTGATGGGGTCGCGTCGGATCTCGTCTACCACGGCCACTGCCACCAGAAGGCCGTCGCGAAGGACCACCACGCCGTCGGCGTCCTTCGCCGGGCGGGCTACGCCGTCGACCCCCTCGATTCGGGCTGTTGTGGCATGGCCGGTAGTTTCGGCTACGAGGCCGAACACGCCTCGATGAGCGACGCCATCGCCTCCATCCTCTACGAGCAAGTCGACGACAGCGACGGCGAGCGCGTCGTCGCTCCCGGGGCGTCCTGTCGAACCCAACTCGAGAACCGACCCGGTGCGACCGAGGAGCCGCCCACCCCGATCGAACTCGTCGACGCCGCCCTCGAGTAG